One genomic window of Candidatus Kuenenia stuttgartiensis includes the following:
- a CDS encoding O-antigen ligase family protein produces the protein MYFYYQLPQFIEKLQEMGKNVFAVAMLSTLFAVSLLYNAKLAVVFLLMTITIVFILRSELAVINIYFFVYLAFAGFADRLSISLSGSQSINLLGILNIMMILFFYIRLKDFIQVRREYWNKSIIYPILLFSLYLVLTTPFSVSLSTSVRGLTRVLAAFSFYLLTYFVVVSNNNIEKKIFKFITAIFIALLICGIIEYITGYNIFYGRSITNLIYQDYQIIQSFERIRTSFPHAPGYSFALLIFLPLYLYFFMRKKDGKYLYRLLPFLFLLNILLTFTRITWIAVALQLILFFFLFKYKKILRFALPLGIIFVFISNKIISRASTVDSSALGRLELFQYALSIFKEHPIFGSGIGTFFELSAHEFGKNIAAHGDYMLMFAETGIFGGIGYLTLLFTMLVFAVKNLKENDFAKVALLMLVSFLVYGITGNALANGHIFWGLLGIYNGVIVRENPQKNISSGLEFESN, from the coding sequence TTGTATTTTTACTACCAACTACCACAATTTATTGAGAAGTTACAAGAAATGGGAAAGAACGTCTTTGCGGTAGCGATGCTTTCAACTCTATTTGCAGTTTCTTTATTATATAATGCCAAACTAGCGGTTGTCTTTTTGTTAATGACGATAACCATCGTCTTTATTTTGAGGAGTGAACTGGCAGTTATAAATATTTATTTCTTTGTCTATCTGGCTTTTGCAGGATTTGCAGATAGGTTGAGTATTTCATTATCGGGAAGCCAAAGCATTAATTTGCTGGGGATTCTAAATATAATGATGATTTTGTTTTTTTATATAAGGTTAAAAGACTTTATTCAGGTAAGAAGAGAGTATTGGAATAAAAGCATCATATATCCGATACTTCTATTTTCACTCTATTTGGTATTAACGACACCATTTTCAGTGAGCCTGTCGACATCCGTCAGGGGTTTAACCAGGGTACTTGCAGCGTTTTCTTTTTATTTATTAACCTACTTTGTTGTTGTCAGCAACAATAACATTGAAAAAAAGATATTCAAATTTATAACGGCTATCTTTATCGCATTGTTAATCTGTGGGATTATTGAGTACATAACTGGGTATAATATCTTTTATGGACGTTCGATAACTAATCTGATTTATCAGGATTATCAAATTATCCAAAGTTTTGAAAGAATACGAACCAGCTTTCCGCACGCGCCGGGCTATTCATTTGCCTTGTTAATATTTTTACCGCTGTACCTCTATTTTTTCATGAGAAAGAAAGACGGCAAATATCTTTATCGTCTTCTACCGTTTTTATTTTTATTAAATATACTTCTCACTTTTACCAGAATTACCTGGATTGCAGTTGCTCTCCAATTAATTCTTTTTTTCTTCTTGTTCAAATATAAGAAAATATTGAGATTTGCTTTACCGCTAGGGATAATCTTTGTGTTTATATCGAACAAGATTATTTCTCGTGCGTCAACTGTTGATAGCTCTGCATTAGGAAGGTTGGAGTTGTTTCAATATGCGTTGAGTATCTTCAAAGAGCATCCTATCTTTGGTAGCGGGATTGGGACATTTTTTGAATTATCCGCCCACGAATTCGGTAAAAATATAGCTGCACATGGGGATTATATGCTCATGTTTGCCGAAACGGGGATTTTCGGAGGAATAGGCTATCTAACCCTATTATTTACTATGCTTGTTTTTGCCGTAAAAAACCTTAAAGAAAACGATTTTGCAAAGGTTGCATTACTAATGCTTGTTAGTTTTCTGGTATATGGTATAACAGGTAACGCACTTGCAAACGGCCATATATTTTGGGGATTACTAGGAATATATAATGGGGTAATCGTACGGGAAAACCCGCAAAAAAATATTTCTTCAGGTCTTGAGTTTGAGAGTAATTAG
- a CDS encoding glycosyltransferase family A protein translates to MNYSIIVPTCNRQNDLAKLIDSILLQTVLPLKVIIVDQSDTGDTKKYIEDCRKQLLTKSNKIEVIYIYQAKKSLVAARNKGIDIARGEIVSFLDDDVVLFEDYYEQVLRYFRNDEKLGGVGGNVMIECEPQGWKWKLRLAMLKIFMLHNYDGKMTVSGFGYPIVGIAIDRPMQVEMLSGCNMNFRSEHLKNDKFDEWFTGYSYREDAELSYRISRKAVLKMIPEAKLYHNCSKANRMDIQPKKVMEVKNYYYVYKKHAKKTMASHIVFFYSLSGLWIIYGIEFLCNGNQEKYRQLQGFTEGIVRLLKTKKYP, encoded by the coding sequence ATGAATTATTCCATCATCGTTCCGACGTGTAATCGGCAAAATGACTTAGCAAAACTTATTGACTCAATTTTGTTGCAGACTGTATTGCCATTAAAAGTAATTATCGTTGACCAAAGCGATACCGGTGATACAAAAAAGTACATAGAAGATTGCAGAAAGCAATTGTTAACCAAATCTAATAAGATAGAGGTTATATATATCTATCAGGCAAAAAAAAGTTTAGTGGCTGCAAGAAATAAGGGCATAGATATCGCAAGAGGAGAAATCGTTAGTTTTTTAGATGACGATGTCGTTTTGTTTGAGGATTATTATGAACAGGTACTCCGTTATTTTAGAAATGATGAAAAATTAGGCGGAGTTGGTGGAAACGTAATGATTGAATGTGAACCTCAGGGGTGGAAATGGAAACTTCGACTGGCAATGCTGAAAATATTTATGCTCCACAATTATGATGGTAAGATGACCGTTTCCGGTTTTGGATATCCCATCGTTGGAATAGCAATTGACAGGCCAATGCAAGTGGAGATGCTCTCAGGTTGTAACATGAATTTTAGAAGCGAACATTTGAAGAATGATAAATTTGATGAATGGTTTACCGGCTATAGCTACCGGGAAGATGCAGAACTGTCCTACAGAATATCACGGAAAGCGGTTTTAAAAATGATTCCGGAGGCCAAACTCTATCACAATTGTAGTAAAGCAAATCGCATGGATATTCAGCCTAAAAAGGTAATGGAGGTAAAAAACTACTATTACGTGTATAAAAAACATGCAAAGAAAACAATGGCATCCCATATCGTATTTTTCTATTCATTATCAGGCTTATGGATAATCTATGGTATCGAATTTTTATGCAATGGGAATCAGGAAAAGTATAGGCAACTGCAAGGTTTTACAGAAGGGATCGTCCGCCTTTTAAAAACGAAAAAATATCCCTGA
- a CDS encoding glycosyltransferase produces MMPKISIIVPNYNDASRISECIRSLLDLNYPKEKLEIIIVDNGSTDNSLQSIKAFPVKLLIEKEVKGSYAARNLGVKNAEGEILAFTDSDCVVNKYWLCNAIKYFAAEDAGGVAGEIRCGKPKTLVEEYQLFAGALDQSRYFNHPYYPFAVTANVCYKKIVFDKIGLFETHWVSGGDADFAWRMQIHGKMKLMYAADCVVYHHHRSSPKGLYLQSKRHAYGACLLNAKYDNKFQTIKELNNKLILYLKIFRKYVGKAIFFSAFLLYRSKMVYFLYLDRVSTLGYFKGLIQYRKGKHFPK; encoded by the coding sequence ATGATGCCAAAAATTTCAATAATCGTACCAAATTATAACGATGCCTCCAGGATCTCGGAATGTATACGGTCTTTGCTGGATCTAAATTATCCTAAAGAAAAACTGGAAATTATTATAGTAGATAATGGTTCCACGGATAACTCATTACAAAGTATTAAGGCATTTCCGGTTAAATTATTAATAGAAAAAGAAGTGAAGGGTTCTTATGCAGCAAGAAATTTAGGGGTTAAAAATGCCGAAGGTGAGATACTGGCATTTACTGATAGCGACTGTGTAGTAAATAAATATTGGTTGTGTAATGCAATAAAGTATTTTGCTGCAGAAGATGCTGGGGGTGTAGCAGGGGAGATTCGGTGTGGAAAACCAAAAACGTTGGTGGAAGAATATCAATTATTCGCGGGGGCATTAGACCAATCAAGATATTTCAACCATCCCTATTATCCATTCGCCGTAACTGCAAATGTATGCTACAAAAAGATTGTATTCGATAAAATAGGCCTTTTTGAAACACATTGGGTCTCCGGCGGTGATGCCGATTTTGCATGGAGGATGCAAATCCATGGCAAGATGAAATTAATGTATGCTGCTGATTGTGTTGTATATCATCATCATAGATCCAGCCCGAAAGGATTATATCTGCAAAGTAAAAGGCATGCGTATGGCGCTTGTTTACTGAATGCGAAATATGATAATAAATTTCAGACAATAAAAGAGCTAAATAATAAATTAATTTTATATCTGAAAATATTTCGAAAATATGTAGGGAAAGCAATTTTTTTTTCTGCATTCTTACTATACAGAAGCAAAATGGTATACTTTTTATATCTTGATAGGGTTTCAACATTAGGGTACTTTAAGGGACTTATTCAATACAGGAAAGGCAAGCATTTCCCTAAATAA
- a CDS encoding IS4 family transposase, with protein sequence MPPRWRGRRGWLSPFGAGDDPYFLLDTVLTVCYTVYMLRVGGRIFSDDVIKRLSETIQKEPCLSRRKLSRLVCEWMDWRNQAGRLQEMSCRKALLELDRRKEINLPKVNRHYAFQKVNKPAEAPPIAEVSCELAELGDVEIIRVTTRFHSKLWRSMLEAHHYLGSGPLCGAQLRYLVRSEYYGWIGGLSYSACARRVESRDEWIGWTEEARKRNHTFVINNSRYLIAPTVRVKCLASHVLAKCQTRLVDDWERVYKYRPVLLETYVERGRFSGSCYRAANWKYVGGTEGRGRKGTGATVKDVYVMPLQKKWQAVLCCCADGKVHVRQRVAQKEPRDWIEAELGGTKLGDARLTSRLLEMTGMFYDKPLANIPQACGSVSATKAAYRFLDNENVDWKAILQAHYEATEERVKENSLVLVAQDTTTLNYSTHPNTQGLGPIGTKSEKVRGLMVHDTMAFTESGTPLGLLNVQCWARDGIGSKHERHKKPIEEKESWKWVESYHAVSQVQKRCRNKSLLVVVADREADIHEVFAEQYNTPDGAQLLIRAERSRNRKVVDDKESCEFLWTKLEQQPVIGTREILIPPSEKRSARQAILMVRTMPVTLCPPMLKKNMPAVRVWVVLAQEVNPPIGIDGLEWMLLTTVAVKHEKDAYERLEWYARRWGIECYHRIIKSGCRVESRQLESARRLCNALAIDMIIAWRIHYLTTLGQETPDVPCTVYFSDSEWKALTTFANKVKEPPDLPPSLNDAVRLLGKLGGHLGRRGDGHPGSEVLWRGMSRLADIEVAYELYTT encoded by the coding sequence ATGCCCCCCCGCTGGCGGGGGCGCAGGGGGTGGTTGTCCCCCTTTGGAGCTGGGGATGACCCATATTTTTTGCTGGACACCGTGTTAACCGTATGTTACACTGTGTACATGCTTAGAGTAGGAGGTCGAATATTTTCAGATGATGTAATAAAGCGTTTATCAGAAACTATCCAAAAGGAACCGTGCCTATCGCGTCGTAAACTGTCGCGTCTGGTATGCGAATGGATGGACTGGAGGAATCAAGCGGGCCGTTTGCAAGAGATGAGTTGTCGCAAGGCGTTGTTGGAATTGGATCGTCGTAAAGAGATCAATCTTCCAAAGGTGAACAGGCATTATGCATTTCAAAAAGTCAATAAACCTGCGGAGGCGCCTCCGATTGCGGAAGTGTCATGCGAGCTAGCGGAGTTGGGGGACGTAGAGATTATACGGGTTACAACGAGATTCCATTCGAAACTTTGGCGTAGCATGTTAGAAGCGCATCATTATCTTGGAAGTGGGCCCCTATGCGGGGCGCAACTTCGGTATCTTGTACGCAGTGAATATTACGGATGGATAGGAGGGCTAAGTTATAGTGCCTGTGCCAGACGGGTGGAAAGTCGCGACGAGTGGATAGGATGGACTGAGGAAGCACGTAAGCGGAATCATACGTTTGTTATCAATAACAGTAGGTATTTAATAGCGCCTACGGTAAGAGTAAAATGTTTGGCATCGCATGTATTGGCAAAATGCCAAACACGTTTGGTAGATGATTGGGAAAGAGTGTATAAATATCGTCCTGTACTTTTAGAAACCTATGTGGAACGAGGACGGTTTTCCGGAAGCTGTTATCGGGCAGCTAACTGGAAGTATGTTGGAGGCACGGAAGGTCGAGGACGAAAAGGAACAGGGGCAACGGTCAAAGACGTTTATGTTATGCCGTTGCAAAAGAAATGGCAGGCGGTGTTGTGTTGTTGTGCCGATGGCAAAGTACATGTTCGCCAAAGAGTGGCACAAAAAGAGCCTCGGGATTGGATAGAGGCGGAACTTGGAGGAACAAAATTGGGCGATGCACGATTGACATCAAGACTTTTAGAAATGACAGGTATGTTTTATGACAAACCTTTGGCAAACATTCCGCAGGCGTGCGGTTCAGTCAGTGCGACTAAGGCTGCATACCGATTCCTTGACAATGAGAATGTAGATTGGAAGGCGATATTGCAAGCTCATTATGAGGCCACGGAAGAGCGTGTGAAGGAGAATAGTTTGGTTTTGGTAGCGCAAGATACTACGACTCTGAATTATAGCACACATCCGAATACGCAGGGGTTAGGACCGATAGGTACTAAGAGTGAAAAAGTTCGTGGACTGATGGTGCATGATACGATGGCGTTTACTGAAAGTGGTACACCCTTGGGACTTCTGAATGTGCAATGCTGGGCGCGGGACGGAATAGGCAGCAAACATGAACGACACAAGAAGCCTATCGAAGAGAAGGAAAGCTGGAAATGGGTGGAGAGTTACCATGCAGTATCGCAAGTACAGAAACGCTGTCGAAACAAATCTTTACTGGTGGTTGTGGCAGATCGTGAGGCCGATATTCACGAGGTATTCGCTGAGCAGTATAATACGCCTGATGGCGCTCAGTTGCTGATCCGCGCAGAACGTTCGCGCAATAGAAAGGTTGTTGATGATAAAGAATCATGCGAGTTTTTGTGGACTAAACTGGAACAGCAACCGGTTATAGGTACCCGCGAAATATTGATACCTCCGAGTGAGAAACGCTCCGCACGTCAGGCAATACTTATGGTACGAACGATGCCTGTTACGCTGTGCCCACCTATGCTAAAAAAGAATATGCCTGCGGTCAGGGTGTGGGTGGTGCTGGCGCAGGAAGTCAATCCGCCTATCGGAATTGATGGGTTAGAATGGATGCTGTTAACCACAGTTGCGGTTAAGCATGAAAAAGATGCTTACGAACGTTTGGAATGGTATGCTCGCCGATGGGGTATTGAGTGTTATCATCGTATTATCAAGAGCGGTTGTCGTGTCGAGTCCCGGCAGTTGGAGAGTGCCCGTCGTCTGTGCAACGCTTTGGCCATTGATATGATTATAGCTTGGCGTATCCATTACCTGACTACTTTAGGACAAGAAACACCTGATGTCCCTTGTACTGTCTACTTCAGCGATTCTGAATGGAAAGCATTGACAACTTTTGCGAACAAGGTCAAGGAGCCTCCTGATTTACCTCCAAGCCTTAATGATGCCGTGCGGCTTTTAGGTAAACTTGGCGGTCATCTGGGCCGCCGTGGTGATGGCCATCCCGGAAGTGAAGTACTTTGGCGAGGCATGTCACGTTTGGCTGATATTGAAGTTGCTTACGAACTTTACACCACTTAG
- a CDS encoding polysaccharide biosynthesis tyrosine autokinase, with the protein MNSNLSTLRDYLRVVFRHKAVIITTFITVIISVFVGLELRTPVYEAQVKILVSAQKQIDSPYYRGFGAYEQSEASLTQSEIVISNPVIERAVRALNLHERPPDYEKNYCSSLKAYLIDLRLKMSKLKSDIVSSENESLSYSDLNDNRQIRILHTKGELANPSGNIHEQPYAFRKAVERLKRNIIAEPIRGTLLFTIHATDFNPQSAAMIANVVSRSYIIFDLEQQLAELQLKYGEKQPIVVQLRENIEKLTQNLTGATLPDIEAIGPASVKIIEQALVPLRSTSDKKKISIVLAFFMSIFLGIMFAFGLEYIDHTFKSPRDVETFLNLPLLGAIPKKWFRNKSLLRNTKKATVLNSSYHDLSDQIYLLMKDKKLKALLITAVSHLEGSTTIVANIGLSLAREGHKVLVIDANLKSPEIHEMFKIPNKSGLTHVLEGKIALEEAIKEIDCNLSVLTAGNTTLNPTLLFDSTRMANTIKEAKGKYGFVFVDYANLRNSHDADILSSSLDGTVLVVNESKTKHPVIKALIAPLVQKKANIIGAILNNRTFVIPRILYKRL; encoded by the coding sequence GTGAATTCAAATTTAAGTACATTGCGGGATTATTTGCGGGTCGTATTCAGACACAAAGCGGTAATTATAACCACATTTATTACTGTTATAATAAGTGTCTTTGTCGGCCTGGAACTCAGGACACCTGTTTATGAGGCGCAGGTTAAAATACTTGTTTCTGCACAAAAACAAATTGATTCTCCTTATTATAGAGGTTTTGGTGCTTATGAACAATCCGAAGCATCTCTTACTCAGAGTGAGATTGTAATTTCTAATCCCGTAATCGAACGTGCAGTAAGGGCGCTTAATCTTCACGAGCGCCCGCCTGACTATGAAAAGAATTACTGCTCTTCACTTAAAGCGTACTTGATAGATTTAAGACTTAAGATGTCGAAGTTGAAATCAGATATTGTCTCATCCGAAAATGAGTCCCTATCTTATAGTGATTTGAATGATAATCGACAAATCAGAATATTGCATACCAAAGGTGAGCTGGCAAATCCTTCCGGTAACATACATGAACAGCCATATGCATTCCGTAAGGCGGTTGAAAGACTCAAAAGAAATATCATTGCAGAACCAATAAGGGGCACCTTGTTATTTACAATACACGCTACCGATTTCAACCCGCAATCTGCAGCTATGATTGCCAACGTAGTAAGCCGCTCGTATATTATCTTTGATCTTGAACAACAATTGGCAGAACTTCAGCTAAAATATGGGGAAAAACAGCCAATTGTTGTACAATTAAGAGAAAATATTGAAAAGTTGACCCAAAACCTTACTGGTGCAACGCTTCCTGATATAGAGGCAATAGGCCCGGCAAGCGTCAAAATTATTGAACAGGCCCTGGTACCTCTTCGCTCAACGAGTGATAAGAAAAAAATATCCATTGTCCTCGCCTTCTTTATGAGCATATTCCTGGGAATTATGTTCGCCTTTGGACTGGAATATATTGACCATACATTCAAATCGCCGCGAGATGTTGAGACATTCTTGAATTTGCCACTTTTAGGCGCTATTCCAAAAAAATGGTTTAGAAATAAATCATTGCTCCGCAACACTAAAAAAGCAACTGTTTTGAATTCGTCCTATCATGACCTCTCTGACCAGATATATCTATTGATGAAAGATAAAAAGCTAAAGGCTCTTTTGATAACCGCCGTCTCTCATTTGGAAGGTTCTACCACCATAGTTGCAAACATCGGCCTTTCCCTTGCGAGAGAAGGCCATAAGGTACTGGTTATTGATGCGAACCTGAAATCCCCGGAAATACACGAAATGTTTAAGATTCCGAATAAATCCGGCCTTACGCACGTACTCGAAGGAAAAATTGCACTGGAAGAGGCTATCAAAGAGATAGATTGCAACCTGTCGGTATTAACTGCCGGCAACACAACACTTAACCCCACGCTCCTTTTTGATTCCACACGTATGGCCAATACCATAAAAGAAGCTAAAGGAAAATATGGGTTTGTCTTTGTTGACTATGCGAATTTAAGAAATTCTCACGATGCGGATATACTGAGTTCTTCATTAGATGGAACAGTCCTGGTAGTAAATGAAAGCAAGACCAAACATCCCGTAATAAAGGCGTTAATTGCACCTCTGGTACAAAAAAAGGCCAATATAATTGGCGCCATTTTAAATAATCGCACCTTTGTTATACCAAGGATACTTTATAAGAGGCTGTAG
- a CDS encoding SLBB domain-containing protein: MFKSFLVVLFVFFSLFIISKTNYADEPREQYTVNVDDVLQIIVQGHESLRTTAPVTSDGAISFPYVGVIYVKGMTLPDIEKELTKSLTGYIKYPVVSVSLSESKSINYFVYGEVKNPGRFVLEDDITVLKALSTAGGITLDGLYGGVKLRRKLKDNKEYKEFIIDLKNTKESSTNIDMHLEAGDILVVEKSRYFFVYGEVMRPGKFTLEDNMTVLRSISMAGGFAKYGSPDRVKILRIVPGKPGYESIKVDVKGAMKGDVGKDILLEPDDIVVAAEGIL; the protein is encoded by the coding sequence ATGTTTAAAAGCTTTTTGGTAGTGTTATTTGTATTTTTCAGTCTATTTATTATATCGAAAACAAATTATGCAGATGAGCCTAGGGAACAATATACTGTAAATGTGGATGATGTTCTTCAAATAATCGTACAGGGGCATGAAAGCCTTAGAACAACAGCTCCCGTGACGTCAGATGGAGCTATATCTTTTCCCTATGTTGGTGTCATTTATGTTAAAGGGATGACGCTGCCCGATATCGAAAAGGAACTCACAAAAAGCCTTACTGGTTACATAAAATATCCTGTTGTGTCCGTATCATTGTCAGAGTCTAAAAGCATTAATTATTTTGTGTATGGTGAGGTTAAAAATCCCGGAAGATTTGTACTTGAGGATGATATTACCGTACTAAAGGCCCTTTCGACAGCTGGAGGCATAACTCTGGACGGCCTTTATGGAGGTGTAAAACTCAGACGTAAGCTGAAGGACAATAAGGAATATAAGGAATTCATTATAGACCTTAAAAATACAAAAGAAAGCAGTACGAACATTGATATGCACCTTGAGGCTGGGGATATATTGGTAGTAGAAAAGAGCAGATATTTCTTTGTGTATGGCGAGGTAATGAGACCCGGCAAATTCACACTTGAGGATAATATGACAGTCCTTCGGTCAATTTCCATGGCAGGAGGCTTTGCAAAATATGGTTCTCCTGACAGGGTTAAAATCCTTAGAATAGTCCCTGGCAAACCGGGATATGAAAGCATTAAAGTAGACGTTAAAGGCGCCATGAAAGGAGACGTCGGCAAAGACATCCTATTAGAGCCGGATGATATAGTGGTTGCAGCAGAAGGAATACTTTAG
- a CDS encoding NAD-dependent succinate-semialdehyde dehydrogenase has translation MKITSINPYTEEIIEEFELLTENQLHVEIKKSREAFLKWRNVEITEKTKLVQNLAMELRKEQRRYAATITREMGKSITESTAEVEKCAKLCEYYAENAAEFLKTEYIQTGEKQCYVNFEPLGIVLAIMPWNFPFWQVFRCAVPAIVSGNSCVLKHASNVPRSALEIESIFTNAGFPLNVFKTVLIDAGSAIKLIDGDKVDAVSLTGSNKAGEQIGAIAGKRIKPIVLELGGSDPFIVLKDADIERAAETAARARMLNVGQSCIAAKRFIVIEAVAGQFISRFTEHFRSLKMGDPMDENTTVCPLARRDFVEELEGLLNDARLKGGKIVFPDEPRPPKGFFFTPCIVTNATREMRIAREEVFGPIAPVLIVANEEEAVLVANDTEYGLGACIWSRDVDKAQRLATLIQSGIVAINDMVKSDPRMPFGGIKKSGIGRELSHYGIKAFVNIKTVVVKN, from the coding sequence ATGAAAATTACATCAATAAATCCCTATACAGAAGAGATTATCGAAGAGTTTGAACTGCTTACGGAAAATCAGTTGCATGTGGAAATAAAGAAATCCCGCGAAGCCTTCCTTAAATGGCGTAATGTAGAAATAACCGAAAAAACGAAACTCGTTCAAAATTTAGCCATGGAATTACGGAAGGAACAAAGGAGATATGCTGCCACCATCACAAGGGAGATGGGAAAATCTATTACAGAATCCACGGCGGAGGTGGAAAAATGCGCGAAACTGTGTGAATATTACGCAGAAAATGCCGCGGAGTTTTTGAAGACAGAGTACATTCAAACCGGAGAAAAACAATGCTACGTAAACTTTGAACCTTTGGGAATAGTGTTGGCAATAATGCCATGGAACTTTCCTTTCTGGCAGGTATTTCGCTGCGCCGTGCCTGCAATCGTCTCCGGAAACTCCTGTGTGCTGAAGCACGCCTCCAACGTTCCACGGTCTGCCCTTGAAATAGAAAGCATTTTTACCAATGCAGGGTTTCCGCTTAACGTATTTAAGACCGTATTGATCGACGCAGGATCCGCAATAAAACTCATTGATGGAGATAAGGTGGACGCAGTTTCCCTTACCGGCAGCAATAAAGCCGGAGAACAAATCGGGGCAATCGCGGGGAAAAGGATCAAACCCATTGTCCTTGAACTCGGTGGTTCAGATCCGTTTATCGTACTGAAAGATGCGGATATTGAAAGAGCTGCGGAAACTGCGGCAAGGGCGCGGATGCTGAACGTCGGACAAAGCTGTATTGCGGCAAAGAGGTTTATTGTTATTGAAGCCGTCGCCGGACAGTTTATCAGCAGGTTTACGGAACATTTCCGGTCTTTAAAAATGGGAGACCCTATGGATGAGAATACAACGGTATGCCCCCTGGCGCGAAGGGATTTTGTGGAAGAATTGGAAGGTCTGTTAAACGACGCAAGACTAAAAGGCGGAAAGATTGTTTTTCCGGATGAACCAAGACCCCCAAAAGGGTTCTTTTTTACACCATGCATCGTGACGAATGCAACCCGCGAGATGAGAATTGCCAGAGAGGAAGTATTCGGGCCAATTGCCCCTGTTTTAATAGTAGCAAATGAAGAAGAGGCTGTTTTGGTTGCAAATGATACGGAATATGGTTTGGGCGCATGCATCTGGAGCAGAGACGTTGATAAAGCGCAAAGGCTTGCAACGCTCATTCAGTCGGGTATTGTGGCAATCAACGACATGGTAAAATCGGACCCCCGAATGCCGTTTGGAGGCATAAAGAAATCAGGGATCGGAAGGGAATTGTCCCATTATGGTATTAAAGCATTTGTCAATATAAAAACTGTAGTGGTAAAAAATTAA